The DNA window TCTCAACGAGGAGCTAACACCGGCTAACGTCTGTTAGCATCCTTCATCTGAACCCGAGAGAAGTGTTAAATAGattattgtgtgtctgtgtgtctttgtgtgtctctgtgtgtgtgtgtctgtctgtctgtctgtctctgtgtgtgtgtgcgtgtctctgtgtctctgtgtgtctgtgtgtgtctctgtgtgtgtgtgtgtgtgtgtgtgtgtgtgtgtgtgtctgtctgtgtgtgtgtctctgtgtgtgtgtgtgtgtctctgtgtgtctctctgtgtgtgtgtgtgtctgtctctgtgtgtctgtctgtctctgtgtgtgtgtgtctctgtgtgtgtgtgtgtgttcagcagctGGTAAACATGGAACATGAACAGTGATGAACTGTGGAGACAGTGACATCAAAATAAAACGAGTTTCCGGGAGAAAGAGGTCGAGAGACGGAGCTCAGAGTCACCTGACACCTgccaggaagagaggaggaggaggaggaagaggaggaggaggaggagggggaggaggaggaggaccatgTTCACAGACATGTTCCACAGACAGGACGGTCCAGAGCATCATGGCTGAACCTGCTGAGGTGAGTTACATCATGGAGCTGGAACATCATCAGATAGATGATAGACAAGAAGATCTGAAGTGACCTCGTTGTCTTTTAGGACGGGTGATAAGTGACTCAGtgattatttctgtgtttcttgcTGCTCTGATCCTCGACCTGAACGCTCCTGTGTTTAGTTGCAGTTCTGCAGCGACGCTGAGGATCTGTTCGGCGACTACGACAGTCTCCTGGGCGACAGCTCGCTCCTGGCGAAACTCGACGATGCAGAACAAGACGAGAGACGGCGTGAGCTCCAGATCGTGGCTGTGGATCAGCAGGACCTCGCCACTCTGCGACCTTCCCAAGACTGCACCCAGAATCAAGATGTCCTCACAGACTCCATCTTGGACGTCCTCGGAGACGAACCCTTCGAGGACATACCTGCCAGCCAGATTCAGTTTGAAGAACAGATCGGTGAAGGTGTGAAGAGGAACAGGCTGCAGGACGGAGATAAAACTTCGACACCTTCTAGAAACACAGGAGACGGTGGACACAGGACGTCTGAGGCCGGCACAGACAGACTCACGGATAAAACCAAGAGACGAGTGAGGAGGAGCGTGACGGATCAGCTGAAGAGGACGATGCTCTGTAACGCTGCGGCTCCGTCCAACGTCTCTCGCTCTGTTGTGTTAAAGGAAGCGGTGGTTTCCGAGGAGATCAGCGTCGCTCTGCAGGCCATGGAGACGGTGTCCACGGAGACGACCGACCTCGGGCCTTTCTTTGGACTCCCCTCCAAAGTAAAAGATCTGATGTACAAACTGAGAGGAATCAAGAGCTTATATGGTGATGGAAGGTTTTTCTCTCAGTGTATTGTCGTGTTTAAATCACAGGCTTTGATTGAAGACGTTTGAGTTTTGAATTCTGTAAAATCAGACATTTGAAGACGTCACCTTTTGTTTTATGAGACTTTTTCACCATTATAGTAAATAAACACTCGAACAAGCTTTAAGCTTCAAAATGCTGCTGGATTATGTTGTATTCCTTCAAACCACTGAAACCCAGtgttctcttccctcctctgtctcagaCTGGCAGGAGACGTGTCTGAACCTCGACTGTGTCCAGCAGCGGAAGAATCTGATCTACTCTCTTCCAACCAGCGGAGGAAAAACTCTGGTGGCAGAGATCCTCATCCTCAGAGAGCTGCTGTGCAGGAAGAAAGACTGTCTGTTCATCTTACCGTACATTTCACTGGTGCAGGAGAAGGTACGAGACCGAAGAATCACGTTCAACATCCCTGTAACTGCACAGATGCACTGATTTGTTTCGGTCTTTAATTTCCTCCTCGGATTCTTCTTGGGTCTTAAATGTGAGTTTGACAGCGTCCTGAAGATGAAGAGCAGAGGACTGAGGACGGAGCCTTGTGGGACACCTTTCCTCAACTTACTCTGTGGGTGTTTCAGGTACGTGGGTTAGCGAGCTTCGGCCTGGAGCTGGACTTCATGGTGGAGGAGTACGCCGGCAGTAAAGGCAAGTTTCCTCCAGTGAAGCGGAGAAACCAGACGTCACTTTACATCTCGACGATAGAGAAAGGCCACAGCCTCGTGAACTCTCTGATAGAATCCGGCCGGCTGGATCACCTCGGGCTGGTGGTGGTAGATGAGGTAAATGTCcttaaataaaaagtgttgacGTGTTCAGATGCTCTGAGGTTTGATGGAAGCTGTTTTTCAGCTTCACATGTTGGGGGATGGAAGCAGAGGAGCTGTCATTGAAATGACTCTGGCTAAAGTTCTGTACATGAGCAGTAAGTGTCTtatatcatttcttttttcattattttaggATTAAATGAGTAATGCTCCTGATTTATTTTGCAGATAAGACTCAGATTATTGGAATGAGCGCCACCTTGGGAAACATCAGGGACctgcagatgtttttaaaagctgaaaATTACACAAATGACTTCAGACCTGTGAGTGATTTCAAAACGTGAATAGAAACTTCAGAGAACAGTTTGATGTTGAGATGTGGATTAGTTATCAACGTATCgatagaaacattttaaaaaatgagtcAGTAATTCTGAAGACGTCATTATCAAACTTATCATAAAGAAATGTTgttgaggtttgatatttttaattGGTCAGACTATAATTGTTCTCTTCCTCAGTATTGaggcttttatttgtttcatacataataaaacatagaagatttattatgtgtgaaacgTCTCTTTTCAGGTCCAACTGAAAGAATATGTCAAACTGAATGACACGATCTATGAAGTGGATGCAAAGGAGGAGGACTGTTTCAAGTTCTCACGTCTTCTCAACTAtaaggtaaaacattttttttcacatttacatgtttGAAGTCTTTGTGTTAATGCGACAACTACACAACAGAGGCCGCATTCATCGTCTACTCGAAAGTGGAGCCTATTGAGAAACCTGACTTCCATgtactgaccagcagggggcgtctCTGGTTTGAAAAAACCAAGATGGTGCTGaacaaaaagtcaaactacTTTTTCTCAAGATAAATTCCGTGTGTCTGTCTCGTCTCAGTATTCCAGCTCGATGCAGAAGATGGACCCTGATCACATCATCGCTCTGGTGACTGAAGTCATTCCCTCGCACTCATGTCTGGTCTTCTGTCCCACGAAGAAGAACTGTGAGAACGTCGCAGGGATGATCTGTAAATATCTGAACGAGTGAGTGAGCCAGTCGTCGGTCGTCTCTCTCACTCTGGTGTCGTCAGCAGCGACTGACTCGCTCATCTGATTGTTAGCAGGGTATTCCTGCAGCgcaggcaggaggagaagggCGTCCTCCTCAGGGAGCTGAAGGACAGCGGTGACGGCTCCATGTGTCCGGTGCTCAGGAGGACGGTGCCTTACGGCGTGGCCTACCACCACAGCGGGCTgaccacagaggagaggaagctggTGGAGGAGGCCTACTCCCAAGGCGTGCTCTGTCTCCTCGCCTGTACCTCCACCCTCGCTGCCGGGATCAACCTACCGGCTCGCAGGTTAGACACATATCAGTGATTGTGTATAAAGAGAGTCAGTGAATGAACATAAAGATTATGAATCTATTGACCACCCTGATCCAGAGTGATCCTCCGGTCACCGTACGTGGCCGCTGACTTCCTGAAGAGGAGTCAGTACAAACAGATGGTGGGACGAGCCGGGCGAGCGGGGATCGACACGGTGGGAGAGAGCATCCTCGTcctgcaggacaaagacagggaCATGGTACCTCGACTCACACACTGAAGACTCATCCGTCACTGGGGAATGTATCGATTGATTGACTCTTTTATTTTCAGGCTAAGACACTGGTGTGCGCTCCGATGGAGAAATGTTACAGTCACCTGATGCACGACGATGGAAAAGGAATCCTGAGTCTCATCCTGTCGCTCATCGGACTCAGTGTAAATCCTTCTGTCTCTTAGTTCCTCTTCGTGACACAGACGTGGCAAAAGAAGAAGTAAGAATcagctgctctgttgttttcagATCACCACCTCGCTGCAGCAGATGAGGGACTTCCTGCAGGGGACGCTGTTGTACGTTCAGCGggagcagctgtgtgtggaGCGGAGTCTGTGGGACGTGGTGCAGCAGTGTGTCGACCTCCTGAAGGAGAAAGATCTCATCGCCGtgacgtcacacacacaaacgctgcAGGTCACCAAGCTCGGAAAAGCTACTTATAAAGGTGAAACACGTCATCCACTCTGAGGTTTTTACAAACGTTCAGTAGATCTGTAGAATTCAAGTGATCAGACTCACAAGAggtgagtgagtcagtgagtcgTCCTCTCGTCCTCAGGCTCCGTGGATCTGAGCTGCAGTGACGTCCTGTACAAAGATCTGTCCCGCGGCCTGGAGGGTCTGCTGCTCAACAGTTACCTGCACCTGCTCTACCTGGTGACGCCCTACGACATGATCGGCCAGTGCAAACCCGACTGGAGGATTTACTTCGGACAGGTGCGGAGTCGCTGTCGGACGCTGTGATGTCACCGTTGTTTGCTCATCTTTGTAAAACTCCGAGTTTTATCTTTCAGTTCACGCGGCTGTCAGAGGCCGAGCAGAAGATGTCCGCAGCCGTCGGCGTGCCGGAGAGTTTCATAGCGAGAAAAGCTGCTGGACAGACGGTGAAAAACGTACGAGAGAGAAAAACCTCTCAGgtgatattttacagttgaaGTGTTGGAGCTCATGTCGTCTTCTCTGTGGTCGTGTGTCAGAATGTGGACATGATGGTGGCGAGACGCTTGTATCTGGCTCTGGTGCTGAGTTCTCTACTGAGGGAAACCAACCTGTGGAGTGTGGCGGACAGGTTCCAGCTGAGCCGAGGCTTCGTTCAGACTCTGCTCAGCTCCTCGTCGGCGTTCTGCTCCTGCGTCCTGCACTTCACGGAGGTACCGCCATCGTGTGACGTGTATCTGCAGCCGCTGCGCTCAGCTGTTGAACGTCAATAAATCAGTGTCTTCTTCTGTGTGAGatcaggagctggaggagtttTGGCCGTTCAAAGCGTTGCTGACGGAGCTGACGCGGAGGCTGAGTTACTGTGTGAAGGCGGAGCTTATCCCTCTGATGGAGGTGGTCGGAGTCATGGAGGTCAGTGAAGTAAACACGGTGCACCAACATATAAATAACGTTTAGTAATATCGTCACATACAGGTGGTTTACATGCATTTCTTTCTCCTCTAGTCGCGAGCGAAGCAGCTGTACAACGCCGGCTACAAGACGCTGACTCACCTGGCGAACGCCGACCCCGCCTCTCTGTCCAAGACGATAGAAAACCTCAACAAGAAACAGGCCAATCAGATCGTGGCCTCGGCTAAAGTGAGTTGGTCCTGGTGCCTCCACGTGAAGGTGTCAACATGTTCATCGACACGTGGTCAGGtgacgtgtgtctgtgttccaGATGCTGCTGAATGAAAAGGCGGCGGCTCTTCAGGAGGAAGTGGACGACCTGCTGATGGCGCCGTTAGATCTGCCCGCTGATTTATCAACGGAGCAACTTGTCTGAGTTTATTtatcacatatatatttaaacatgtcTTTTATTCTGAACTGCTGCATTTctgctttttattcttttattggTTTGAAATTCACATGATATTAAAATAATGTGCACGTCGTCATGAACAGTTAATTTATTGATGCAGAAGTTTTATGAACTTCATGATCATGAAGAGACGTCACAGTCAGAACCATCAGAACCGTTcagtctgtaaaacacgtttcCTTTATTAAAAATCTTCAGAATCACGTGAGTGAACAGGTGagatgatgttttcagtttatgaACTTAATGTGAAAGATGAGCAGggtttatactgcagccagccaccagggggcggtgGAGCTGTCAGGTCTTTCTGTATGGATTGAGTCAGGGGCCCCTGCAGTTCTCATTAAGGCCCCTGCAGGTGTCATGGCCGCCCCTGTGCCTCCACACTGTGACCAGTGttcagacagagaaagtgcgccccctgcaggaggagcagacaGTTCAGGAAGTGTCTCAGTGTGATCATGagtctgctcctgctcctcttcctcctccgtctctctggcGGACTCCGCTTCACCAGAGACCCGGGCCGGGTCCCCTCGGACCCGGGCTGGAACACAACCGGCTCCGGGTCTCAGCTCGTCACCGTCACCGCGGATTTAACCTCCATCATCCACCGGGTCGACCCGAGGTTCCTGTCCGTCACCATCGACTCCAGCCTGGGGACAGAGGAGAGCTTCATGTACCTGCTGAggtcagggggggggggggggggagtgtgtgagagagagagtgtgtgagagagagagagagagtgtgtgtgtgagagagagagagagagtgtgtgtgtgagagagagaatgagggagagagactgtttgtgtgtgtgtgtttgtgtgtgagagaatgagagagagtgtgtgtgtgagagagtgtgagagtgtgtgtgtgagagagagaatgagggagagagactgtgtgtgtgtgtgtgtgtgtgtgtgagagaatgagagagagtgtgtgtgtgagagaatgagagagagtgtgtgtgtgagagaatgagagagagtgtgtgtgtgagagagtgtgagagtgtgtgtttttgtgtgtgagtttttgtctttgtgttgtgcgtgtgtgtgtgtgtgtctttgtgttgtgtgtgtgtgtgtctttgtgttgtgtgtgtgtgtgtgtgtttgtctttgtgttgtgtgtgtgtgtgtctttgtgttgtgtgtgtgtgtgtgtgtttgtctttgtgttgtgtgtgtgtgtttttgtgtgtgtgtgtgtgtgtgtgtctttgtgttgtgtgtgtgtgtgtgtctttgtgttgtgtgtgtgtgtgtgtgtgtgtgtgtctttgtgttgtgttgtgtgtgtgtgtgtctttgtgttgtgtgtgtgtgtctttgtgttgtgttgtgtgtgtgtgtgtctttgtgttgtgtgtgtgtttgtctttgtgttgtgtgtgtgtgttaatctaTGTTTTGCTtcaaacaacttttattttcatttctaaaaatcatcaaaactcaaaaacCCTCTGGTTTCATCTGAATCCGTTTGATGAGCTCATGTTTTGTGTTCAGCTCTCAGAAGATCAGGACGTTGACCAAAGCTCTGACTCCATCGTTCCTGAGGTTCGGTGGAACGAGACAAGACTTCATGGTTTTCACTCCTCagaggaaacatctggaaacatcAGGCGTCGCTGCAGGTGACGTTCAGAGCTCCTCCCTCCGCTCGGCTTcttaaggaaataaaaaatatgaacaatCAGAAACAACAGGAAGTCTTTTCTTTGCTCTCCGGTGACACCTAGTGGCCGGATGCATGATATTTTCATCTTATCAGTATGTTACTTTCTtttgaacacgatatctcaagatgAGTCTGAGGGAGTCTCTGCAGATCTTACACAAACGTTCATTTAGACTCACAGATGAGCTGATCAGATTTGGAtggttaaaggtcagaggtcacagtgaagGAAGGAAGCGTGTGAACCAACGTCCTCTCTGCTCTCGTCAGCTCCGTCCTGTGATGAAGTGGCGTTGCCGTCGTGGTTGGAGGACAGACTGAAGAAGGAGTGGACGACGCAGCAGCTGATCCTGATGAGAGAAGACGCTCAGAGGAAGTACAGGAAGGTCAAGTTCACAGGTATGAGCACGTAAACATGTGAACACGTGAACATGTGAACACGTGACGCGCCGACTGACCCTCTTCCTGTGACAGAGCTGACCGTGGACCTGCTGAACTCATTCTCCAGCTGTTCGGGGACGGATCTGATCTTCGGGCTGAACGCTCTCCTCAGAACAGACGACAACAGCTGGAACAGCAGCAACGCTCGCTCCCTGCTGCAGTACTGCGAGTCCAGACGCTACGCCGTGTCCTGGGAGCTGGGAAACGGTTCGACGACACGCCAGCTGACGCGCAGCTTCATGTCACGTCTCCACACTGAGGTCGGAGTTTGACATCTGTCGTGGGTTTTTTCCTCAGAACCCAACAGTTTCGTGAAGAAGGCCGGGATCCGAGTGGACGGACATCAGCTCGGAAAGGACTTCACCCGTCTCCGAGAGATGATGTCAGAGTCCAAATTTTACCATGGCGCCGGGCTGTACGGGCCGGACGTGGGCCAACCGCGAGACCACAGGATCGACATCCTGGAGGGGTGAGAGGTCACGCTTACATGGAAACAATAATCTGATATGAACCAGATTTCCTGTTTAACCAGATCTcctcatgttcacacacacacgtacatacttatacacacatgtacataattgtacacacatgtacatacttatacacacatgtacatacttatacacacatgtacatacttatacacacatgtatatactTATACACACATATAATTACATATGTACTGTATTTGTATTGGTGTGCAGCAGAGAACAGTCTCAGCGGCCGAGGACGGAGCCGACGTTCTGTGATTAGATTAGCGTCATGTGAGCTGCACACTTCATCTCATTTGGTCCAGAACGTTTGAACTCTGGTTTTTCCGTCGCTCGGACGCTCGCTGCGCTCGTTCACGTGGATCATTCTCCTCCAAGTCTCCATCGAGTTCACGACACAGTGATTTCTGTCCTGTAGGTTCCTGCAGAGCGGAGCGGACGCCATCGACGCCTGTACCTGGCACCAGTGAGTTCAGCCGTCTCACCCTGTGATGTTTGCACGATGACCATAAAGTTCTTACATTAACACAACTCGTGACTTCACGCTGAGTCACTTCTTTAAACATGATGCAGGTAGAAACATTAAGCAGCGTTAACTCGTCCCCCCGTCTCTCAGTTACTATGTGAACGGCAGAGACACGTCCCTGGAGGATTTTCTGGATCCAGAGATTCTCGACTCTCTGACGTTAAAGGCCAAAGAAGTTCTGAGGGTAAAGACAGTGGACACGTCACAGAGACACTTTGACACGTGTATGCAGATGTTGACATGTGTCCTCTGTTCAGAGAGTAAAGACGGCGTCCCCGGGGAAGGCGGTTTGGCTCGGAGAGACGAGCTCGGCGTACGGAGGAGGAGCTGTGGGTCTGTCTGACGCGTTCGTCGCAGGATTCATGTGAGAAAAAACCCAAAACGTTCTATTAGAGCTGAGATCAGAACAACGTGTTCATGCACCCGCGTCATGTACAGGACTCTAATGAACGTAAAGCTAGCGCACTGATTACCCAGCAGCCCCTGGTCTCATGATAAacattaccccccccccacacacacacacacacacacacagtgttacaGTGAGAGTGTGCCCCCTGCAGGTGGCTGGACAAACTGGGCCTGGCAGCCACTCTGGGCCTGGACGTGGTGATGAGGCAGGTGCTCATTGGTTCTGGAAGCTACCACCTGGTCGACGACAACCTGGACCCACTTCCTGTAAGACCTTCTTCTTCACTGCTTCTCTAAATGTCTGCTGCAGCAGGACGTGTCTCATCGTCCCAGTGAGTTAGATGAACCGATTAGTTAACAATCGTAAATGAACGTAGACTGAACGTCCATGTTGGTCGGGACGATAAAGACAAAGCTAAACCCAGAGCAGGGGCGGTCACTtcctgaccaatcacaacagagcgGACCAGCTGTCCAATCAGAGCACactgggctttatcaggagggggggtcttaaagagacaggagctaaaaccaagagtttgagacagaggctgaagagaggagctgcagcgatggacagtctgaggacacagattctgaacattagagcgtGAATATTTCTCTCATAACTACTTCCTGTGAGAGTGAACAGAGTTGCTGCTGACCTCACGTGTCGTCTCTCAGGACTACTGGTTGTCTCTTCTCTACAAGAGACTCGTGGGACCGGAGGTTCTGAAGATTGAGGCGGTTTCTGCTCTCGGCCGCAGCAAAAGAGTGAGAGTGTATCTGCACTGCTCCAACACAAAGAGGTTCTCTCTCAACATCACCCTGTTTTCTTCTGATGTAACTTCCTGTAATAACCCCGCCCCGCTCTGTCCGTGTCCGCAGCTACAGCAGCGGAGCGCTCACGTTGATGTCCATGAACCTGAGTAAGAAACCAGCCCAGATCTCGGCTCCTGCGCTCGTCTCCTCGGGCACAGTGGAGGCTTTTGTCCTGCAGGCCGACCGGCCGGGGGAGGAGGGGCTCTACTCCAGGTGCCTCCGTCAATGTGCCCATTTATCCCTGAGGACTCAGCTCCTCAAGTCACGAGGAGACTCACACTGTGTCACTTAGTTTCAGTGTTAGAGGAGTTTACAGATTCCTCAGGAGCTTCATTAAAGGAGCAGTCCACCGGatctaaacacacagtcactgctgctgcttccatcTCATCATAGAAGTGGAATCAGTGAATGTATCTTAATATTTTGAGGATTTAAATTCGTCTCTGTAGAGTCAGGATATGTGTTTTagactaattgattaattgatgaatcaataatgaaaatctgtcttttaattttttgaAGGTCTGTGAAACTGAACGGAGACGTGCTGGAGATGGTGGACGATAAAACTCTCCCCGACCTCAAGGGAGTACGTCTTCCTCCGGCTGATCACCTGCAGCTTCCTGCGTACTCTCTGGCCTTCTTCGTCTTCACAGACGCTCGAGCCGCCGCCTGTCACGACCACAGACACCTCCGATGACGCCGTGGACAAAGAGACGTCTGTAGACAGAGCTGATCGTCTCTGGACTGAACAGACTTAAACTCAGGTGACGACTTTGAAACGAGGAACTACTTTCAAAACAAGTTTCtaataaagtgtttttctaattctgttcacaaagtggtgacgtgttgtaaataaagatggacaacgtgacTTCTGTGAATTACAGATCGAGGTTtccttcagtttttctttctttattttcatcatttcatcacaAAGTCTGGAAGCTTCAACGCATCAcaaccaaacagcagcagagacgttttcattcctcctgctcctccccgTGTGTGATGATGTAACACAGAGATTTGTAATCCAAGTTTCCTGCTGTGTCGATATTTGACGACTGAAACATCTGCTTCACCTGAAACGACACACGTTGACAGACGGGTTGTAAGAAACGTAATTTAACTTAAACGTAATAATGTGAAGTGATGAAATCCTTCGATAGACTCATGACGTCATCAGAAACCTTCTCTACCTCCTCAGATGAAAACTTGTCGGcctgtgtcatcagcaaattctGTAATCTGTTCAAATGAAACAGGACACTTAGATTTGTTCAAACAGCAGAGAGACGTTCGTAAGAGCTGACGACTCACTCGTCCGTGTGAACGAAGCCTTTGGCGTCAGGGTCAAACATTTTGAAAGCGTTTAAGATGGCGTCCTCAGGGTCAgtgcctgaaaacacagaaaaccttCCGTCAGttcatgacctctgacccctcgtCAGCTCCagtctcaaaataaaaacactattaGAAGATTAAACCTCGGAGGAAATATGATTTTCTCACCGTGCAACTTTTCTCCAAACAGGTTGAGGAACATGGTGAAGTTGATGGGACCAGTGGCTTCTCTCAACATGTCCTCCACCTCATTGTCCTTCACGTTGAGTttacctgaaacacacacacacacacacctcagagaTGAATCTGTGTGACGGAGCAGGAAGAATCTGATCATGTGTCGGTTTAGCATCGGAGCTACGAACCCAGAGACGCGTACGTGTCCTTCAGATCCTCTTTGTCGATGAATCCGTCTCGGTTCTGATCGATCAGTGTGAACGCCTGAATCACAAACGTAAAAAATATAAGAACATGTTTCAAATAATAAGTTAAACCTCACGAACGGGACTTTACCTCTTTAAACTCTTGGATCTGAGTTTGTTCGAACATGGAGAACACGTTGGACGAGGCCCTCTGAGCTCGTTTGGCGCCTCCTtccttcttctttgtctttctacTCGCCTGATGACACAA is part of the Paralichthys olivaceus isolate ysfri-2021 chromosome 18, ASM2471397v2, whole genome shotgun sequence genome and encodes:
- the helq gene encoding helicase POLQ-like isoform X2, which translates into the protein MNCGDSDIKIKRVSGRKRSRDGAQSHLTPARKRGGGGGRGGGGGGGGGGGPCSQTCSTDRTVQSIMAEPAELQFCSDAEDLFGDYDSLLGDSSLLAKLDDAEQDERRRELQIVAVDQQDLATLRPSQDCTQNQDVLTDSILDVLGDEPFEDIPASQIQFEEQIGEGVKRNRLQDGDKTSTPSRNTGDGGHRTSEAGTDRLTDKTKRRVRRSVTDQLKRTMLCNAAAPSNVSRSVVLKEAVVSEEISVALQAMETVSTETTDLGPFFGLPSKVKDLMYKLRGIKSLYDWQETCLNLDCVQQRKNLIYSLPTSGGKTLVAEILILRELLCRKKDCLFILPYISLVQEKVRGLASFGLELDFMVEEYAGSKGKFPPVKRRNQTSLYISTIEKGHSLVNSLIESGRLDHLGLVVVDELHMLGDGSRGAVIEMTLAKVLYMSNKTQIIGMSATLGNIRDLQMFLKAENYTNDFRPVQLKEYVKLNDTIYEVDAKEEDCFKFSRLLNYKYSSSMQKMDPDHIIALVTEVIPSHSCLVFCPTKKNCENVAGMICKYLNEVFLQRRQEEKGVLLRELKDSGDGSMCPVLRRTVPYGVAYHHSGLTTEERKLVEEAYSQGVLCLLACTSTLAAGINLPARRVILRSPYVAADFLKRSQYKQMVGRAGRAGIDTVGESILVLQDKDRDMAKTLVCAPMEKCYSHLMHDDGKGILSLILSLIGLSITTSLQQMRDFLQGTLLYVQREQLCVERSLWDVVQQCVDLLKEKDLIAVTSHTQTLQVTKLGKATYKGSVDLSCSDVLYKDLSRGLEGLLLNSYLHLLYLVTPYDMIGQCKPDWRIYFGQFTRLSEAEQKMSAAVGVPESFIARKAAGQTVKNNVDMMVARRLYLALVLSSLLRETNLWSVADRFQLSRGFVQTLLSSSSAFCSCVLHFTEELEEFWPFKALLTELTRRLSYCVKAELIPLMEVVGVMESRAKQLYNAGYKTLTHLANADPASLSKTIENLNKKQANQIVASAKMLLNEKAAALQEEVDDLLMAPLDLPADLSTEQLV
- the helq gene encoding helicase POLQ-like isoform X1, which codes for MNCGDSDIKIKRVSGRKRSRDGAQSHLTPARKRGGGGGRGGGGGGGGGGGPCSQTCSTDRTVQSIMAEPAELQFCSDAEDLFGDYDSLLGDSSLLAKLDDAEQDERRRELQIVAVDQQDLATLRPSQDCTQNQDVLTDSILDVLGDEPFEDIPASQIQFEEQIGEGVKRNRLQDGDKTSTPSRNTGDGGHRTSEAGTDRLTDKTKRRVRRSVTDQLKRTMLCNAAAPSNVSRSVVLKEAVVSEEISVALQAMETVSTETTDLGPFFGLPSKVKDLMYKLRGIKSLYDWQETCLNLDCVQQRKNLIYSLPTSGGKTLVAEILILRELLCRKKDCLFILPYISLVQEKVRGLASFGLELDFMVEEYAGSKGKFPPVKRRNQTSLYISTIEKGHSLVNSLIESGRLDHLGLVVVDELHMLGDGSRGAVIEMTLAKVLYMSNKTQIIGMSATLGNIRDLQMFLKAENYTNDFRPVQLKEYVKLNDTIYEVDAKEEDCFKFSRLLNYKYSSSMQKMDPDHIIALVTEVIPSHSCLVFCPTKKNCENVAGMICKYLNDRVFLQRRQEEKGVLLRELKDSGDGSMCPVLRRTVPYGVAYHHSGLTTEERKLVEEAYSQGVLCLLACTSTLAAGINLPARRVILRSPYVAADFLKRSQYKQMVGRAGRAGIDTVGESILVLQDKDRDMAKTLVCAPMEKCYSHLMHDDGKGILSLILSLIGLSITTSLQQMRDFLQGTLLYVQREQLCVERSLWDVVQQCVDLLKEKDLIAVTSHTQTLQVTKLGKATYKGSVDLSCSDVLYKDLSRGLEGLLLNSYLHLLYLVTPYDMIGQCKPDWRIYFGQFTRLSEAEQKMSAAVGVPESFIARKAAGQTVKNNVDMMVARRLYLALVLSSLLRETNLWSVADRFQLSRGFVQTLLSSSSAFCSCVLHFTEELEEFWPFKALLTELTRRLSYCVKAELIPLMEVVGVMESRAKQLYNAGYKTLTHLANADPASLSKTIENLNKKQANQIVASAKMLLNEKAAALQEEVDDLLMAPLDLPADLSTEQLV
- the hpse gene encoding heparanase, which codes for MSLLLLLFLLRLSGGLRFTRDPGRVPSDPGWNTTGSGSQLVTVTADLTSIIHRVDPRFLSVTIDSSLGTEESFMYLLSSQKIRTLTKALTPSFLRFGGTRQDFMVFTPQRKHLETSGVAAAPSCDEVALPSWLEDRLKKEWTTQQLILMREDAQRKYRKVKFTELTVDLLNSFSSCSGTDLIFGLNALLRTDDNSWNSSNARSLLQYCESRRYAVSWELGNEPNSFVKKAGIRVDGHQLGKDFTRLREMMSESKFYHGAGLYGPDVGQPRDHRIDILEGFLQSGADAIDACTWHHYYVNGRDTSLEDFLDPEILDSLTLKAKEVLRRVKTASPGKAVWLGETSSAYGGGAVGLSDAFVAGFMWLDKLGLAATLGLDVVMRQVLIGSGSYHLVDDNLDPLPDYWLSLLYKRLVGPEVLKIEAVSALGRSKRVRVYLHCSNTKSYSSGALTLMSMNLSKKPAQISAPALVSSGTVEAFVLQADRPGEEGLYSRSVKLNGDVLEMVDDKTLPDLKGVRLPPADHLQLPAYSLAFFVFTDARAAACHDHRHLR
- the LOC109647679 gene encoding myosin light chain 5-like; its protein translation is MASRKTKKKEGGAKRAQRASSNVFSMFEQTQIQEFKEAFTLIDQNRDGFIDKEDLKDTYASLGKLNVKDNEVEDMLREATGPINFTMFLNLFGEKLHGTDPEDAILNAFKMFDPDAKGFVHTDELQNLLMTQADKFSSEEVKQMFQSSNIDTAGNLDYKSLCYIITHGEEQEE